One part of the Oceanispirochaeta sp. genome encodes these proteins:
- a CDS encoding ECF transporter S component has product MNYKIKLKRIFTRPFHPVFLILFLILSVVLNLALSYFNNIVIHSPLFLDSIFTAVSAVFFGPLAGMAVGLLTNIFMEFQYGMTGLYWPFALCNMATGLILGVMSRKGLFENAYHVVSAILAVSLANALLGALVAYLLFQGDSGVQIDKIVYAFINLGQSLFTAGFWARIPANLIDKMFTVYLAFLMKKAVFSE; this is encoded by the coding sequence ATGAATTACAAAATTAAATTAAAAAGAATTTTTACCCGACCGTTCCATCCAGTTTTTCTTATTCTATTTCTTATCTTGTCTGTTGTTCTGAATCTGGCTTTAAGCTATTTCAACAACATTGTCATCCATTCTCCCTTGTTTCTGGATTCCATTTTTACAGCCGTATCAGCGGTTTTTTTTGGACCCCTTGCCGGTATGGCTGTTGGACTCCTGACAAATATTTTTATGGAATTCCAATATGGCATGACCGGTTTGTACTGGCCCTTTGCCCTGTGCAATATGGCCACCGGGCTTATCCTTGGTGTCATGAGCCGGAAGGGCTTGTTTGAAAATGCCTATCATGTTGTATCTGCCATTCTAGCCGTCTCCCTGGCCAATGCACTTTTGGGTGCCCTTGTGGCGTATCTTCTTTTTCAGGGTGATTCGGGTGTGCAGATTGACAAGATTGTTTATGCATTTATAAATTTGGGACAGTCTCTTTTCACGGCAGGCTTCTGGGCTCGTATTCCTGCCAACCTTATTGATAAAATGTTCACAGTATATCTGGCCTTTCTAATGAAGAAGGCTGTTTTTTCTGAATGA
- a CDS encoding TlpA disulfide reductase family protein yields the protein MIYRFKLSILVINMEYPDFTILNFWATWCPPCRAEIPEIIRYTRDYKDVEDTRIRLIGINMTSTEASISQVLDFIKAQDINFPVLLDKNGEAAGRFGIKSVPTTIVFDSQGELLETRMGAVDYSWLAKISPKK from the coding sequence TTGATATATCGGTTCAAACTCTCTATTCTTGTTATCAACATGGAGTACCCCGACTTTACGATTCTCAACTTTTGGGCGACCTGGTGTCCTCCCTGCCGTGCAGAGATACCTGAGATCATCCGCTATACCAGGGACTACAAAGACGTTGAAGACACAAGAATCCGCTTGATCGGCATCAACATGACCAGCACAGAAGCTTCAATTTCTCAGGTTCTCGATTTTATTAAGGCCCAGGATATAAACTTCCCTGTACTCCTCGATAAAAATGGTGAGGCTGCCGGCAGATTTGGCATCAAATCAGTGCCCACCACCATCGTATTCGATTCTCAGGGAGAGCTGCTGGAAACCCGCATGGGGGCTGTGGACTACTCCTGGCTTGCCAAAATCAGTCCAAAGAAATGA
- a CDS encoding SET domain-containing protein-lysine N-methyltransferase: protein MSEIILDPVQRRLFMESQGLSYISRSVYKDVPIFSRDQKGSPYYQDNKEEFEVLHKEYHRKIEEAIMAPVSIRRVSDDVGHGLFAEALMKPGAYLSEYAGLVQPGEDLVLDPETCDGSKGFDTDYTWDYPDAWYEDVLYEVNAGTMGNELRYINHSFEPNLAVEHTLVANRWVIFFVALQYIKAGSQLTVDYGEEYWSGGFRELILF, encoded by the coding sequence ATGTCTGAAATAATCTTAGACCCCGTCCAAAGACGTTTGTTTATGGAATCACAGGGACTGAGCTACATCTCCCGCTCAGTCTATAAAGATGTTCCGATCTTTTCCCGGGATCAGAAAGGGTCTCCCTACTATCAGGACAATAAAGAGGAGTTTGAAGTCCTCCATAAGGAGTATCATCGAAAGATCGAAGAAGCAATTATGGCTCCCGTTTCCATCCGCAGGGTCTCTGATGATGTGGGCCATGGCCTGTTTGCCGAAGCCCTTATGAAACCAGGTGCTTATCTATCTGAGTATGCGGGATTGGTTCAGCCCGGTGAAGATCTTGTCCTTGACCCTGAAACATGTGATGGATCAAAAGGTTTTGATACTGACTATACCTGGGATTATCCCGATGCCTGGTATGAAGATGTTTTGTATGAGGTGAATGCCGGTACAATGGGGAATGAGCTGCGCTACATCAATCACAGTTTTGAACCGAATCTGGCGGTGGAGCATACATTGGTGGCCAATAGATGGGTCATCTTTTTTGTGGCTCTCCAGTATATCAAAGCAGGGAGTCAGTTGACTGTGGATTATGGTGAAGAGTACTGGTCCGGAGGCTTCCGGGAACTCATACTTTTCTGA
- a CDS encoding histone deacetylase, which produces MLIYNPLAKITFPKYGIQIPSLDSRKTNTIKALKADSTLGRRKADWLIQDFPASISRDDLERAHSAEYLDRLLGENQEQTLMEAYELLDEQGNFNRYDPEEAEAPLGGIIEDVMTIISGSYAAIPIALETGFSYFLGGGMHHGHPGYGHGFCLLNDIAVALLKARDEGLFKTAWIVDMDAHRGDGTAEIMASHSDITSLSIHMARGWPLDSPEFKEDGSLNPSWFPGDVDIPIESGEEGEYTHRLMKAMDKLEQKGRPDLVFVVAGVDPYEKDELPSTDLMKMTKEQMLERDQALYRFLEDRQIPSAWVAAGGYGASSWEIHTQFLDWVLKRRLKD; this is translated from the coding sequence ATGCTGATATATAATCCCCTTGCTAAAATCACATTTCCCAAATACGGAATACAGATTCCATCTCTGGACAGCCGGAAAACAAATACCATAAAAGCCCTGAAAGCGGATTCCACTCTGGGAAGACGGAAAGCCGACTGGCTGATTCAGGATTTTCCCGCATCGATCAGCCGGGACGATTTGGAAAGGGCTCACAGTGCAGAATACCTGGACCGCCTTTTGGGAGAAAACCAGGAACAAACCCTCATGGAAGCCTATGAACTCCTGGATGAACAGGGAAATTTCAACCGTTACGATCCAGAAGAAGCCGAAGCCCCCCTGGGGGGCATTATTGAGGATGTCATGACCATCATTTCAGGCTCTTATGCGGCCATTCCCATAGCATTGGAAACAGGGTTTTCCTATTTTCTGGGAGGTGGTATGCACCATGGTCATCCAGGATACGGTCATGGTTTCTGTCTGCTCAACGATATCGCCGTGGCTCTCCTCAAGGCCCGTGATGAAGGTCTTTTCAAGACCGCCTGGATCGTTGATATGGATGCTCACAGGGGAGACGGTACGGCCGAGATCATGGCCTCTCATTCCGATATAACCAGTCTGAGCATTCATATGGCCAGAGGCTGGCCTCTGGATAGTCCCGAGTTTAAAGAAGACGGTAGTCTGAATCCATCCTGGTTCCCCGGAGATGTGGATATCCCCATTGAATCGGGAGAGGAGGGTGAGTATACTCACCGGCTGATGAAAGCGATGGACAAGCTGGAACAAAAGGGTCGTCCTGACCTGGTCTTTGTTGTGGCTGGTGTGGATCCCTACGAAAAGGATGAATTGCCTTCCACTGATCTGATGAAGATGACAAAAGAGCAGATGCTGGAGCGGGATCAGGCCCTCTACCGCTTTCTGGAAGACCGGCAGATTCCTTCGGCCTGGGTCGCTGCCGGCGGTTATGGCGCATCCTCCTGGGAAATCCATACACAGTTTCTGGATTGGGTCCTGAAAAGACGGCTTAAGGATTAA